TTGATAACGAGAAACGAGAAGCAATTTGATATCATATACTTAATGTGCAGAGgtgataattacaataattggattatgcaatttattttagctAAATTTTTGTTGGTAAATCTATTTGTGAATTGAAATCATAGTAACTTACCATTGCCACTTGGAACTCCTTTAAGGAGTAAACTGTTCTTGAAGttgagaagaaaatatttatatcaatagtTCAACATGTGGCTCACCCTAACatatgaatttaaattatatcagtATTCTGATGACATTTCACCTTTGCTCAGAGATATCCGCATACATATAACTAAGCAAATTGTTGCATTTGTATAGGAATACGCATTAGAGCAAGCAACgagtatattgaaaaaaatattatatttacaacatttaatacaaaaagacattattaataaattaacatatttatatgtttataaattagcatttacaaacatataaattaatttattgtttaagaattgatttatttcttcCTAAAAATTCTTCCTGCTGATCGTAACGTGTTATACTCTCTTCTGTGGAGTTTTGTTCCAGCAGGTCGTTTtctctgcaaaaaaaatgaaaaaaagaaaacaatgaaTACATCGATTGTtctagtttaattaaattaaattagcgGACTTACCTTTCCAACAAAGAAAGTCATCTCTCTACTGCCACGCGAACCGGACACTTGACTACTGTGCATCTCTTCATTTTCTAATCTCTCCCCAAATGTCGCtctacaaaatattacaatgcaGTTTTAAGATtcgaaatatcaatttttgatataataaagcaaaatgAGATCATTAGATTTACTTGTTCCGTTTCTTCTTCTCGGGTTCACCTTCTTCGAACTTCACTTCGTTTTTAATATCGTCTAATTTCAATCCATTTTTGTCAATTGGATTGTTATCCTCGTCTTCACTCTCCTGTTCCTTCATTCTTTCATTCCTTTTTATTAACCGATAGTTCTTTCGAACTTCTTTAACCCATGACTTCTCATCGTCTGAACTTTCATCGTTAGATCCATCATGTATAAAGCTATCATCCGAGCTATTACCTTCAAGTAGgaaataatagtttaaaattcgaaaattcttttgtatataaaaaaaaagattttcttctagaatgttacattaaatttttgttattacctTGTGGTTCGTCCTCGGCAGGTTTGTCTTGCATTTCTTCCTGCTGCGCTAATTGctgttgcaattttttagCTTTACTTTTATCGAGTTGAGAAATAACAGGGTTTAATAAAGCGTATTCTTCAGAATTCTTATCAACTTGGAAATCTGGATTACTGAAGAGAGCGTTAAATCGTTCGTCATTCAACAGATTAGAAGACGCTTGTTTCTTCTTGTTCTtggcatttttattttctattaactTCAAAGCCAGTTCTTGATTCACGGATGGTAACTTCtgtatctattaaaaaaaaatgcaaatatcgatttttagtgttatgtaaataatttaactaagaataaACATATCATCAGGTAGCTGTATATATAAGATTGGAATTAAGTCGAAAAATACCTGTACTCTGCTAGTAGTTTCTTCTTCAATCTTCTcgcgaatttttttctttttatactgTTCGAAATCAAACGGTTTCATGGCATTTTTTACTTTCATGTACAATCGCATGTCCATAAAGTACCCGTGCATATAAGCTCTGAGTAACTCAGTACCCTTCAGATGTGCAAGGTCCAATTCATCTAATTCCTTTTcagttataaatttgtaatcatgataaataatatcataattaagtTCTTCCAATTCTTCTGTAATATTGTCGAGAAAATTGCACCAGTAAGGCGCAGGGCCAAGACTGGGAATGTAATATGTTTGCATCTTTTGAGTTTCATTGGCTAGCAAAAGCATACCAGTGTTTGGTATAACGCACAGATCGTTAAAGTTATGCTGAGCTTCTATGGAAGTATAAATTTTGCcctaaaaaatatgtaataattttataaaattatattatacaaaaaattattttgtaaattgttgTTTTTTACTAAACAAGCTaaggatttaataaaattttactcacACTATCCTTTTCCcatattttcacaattaaattatcCATAGAGTAAACCAGATCCATCTTTTGATGGAAATCTATACATGTGATTGGCAATCCATACATGTGATCTTTAACCATAAATGGTTTATTGGatcttatatcatataataatacttgtCCCGTTGATGTACCAACTCCTAAGTTTAAACCTCCTTGAAATTTTAAGGCGGTGATCGCAGGAATGGTGttcaatctaaaaaaaaaaaacgactgTATTAGTGGAGGAATCATAgacaaaaaatgcaaattctaTTTGTGTATCTTACTTGTCTTGAGTAATACAATGCAGGGCACAGTCAAGCATGCCTACTCTACTTCTCACTCTTGGATCCCAGGCTTCAATTTTTCCATCTTGAGTGCCGACTGTGAGTAAGTGATGCACTggatttatttcacatttatttattgatgatGCTTCTGTTTCAAACGATTGCAAAAACTGGCCTCGTTCGAGATTTATTCGAAATATGTTCttactgtaaaaatatataattattttttattacatttatatatatttatctatattaatttattcaaacaatGATTGCAACATAGATAAGGTTTGTAGAACTGACCTATCACCTACAATAAAAGTATCACATGATGGATAATGATATTTCAGATCTCTTCCAAAATTTGGTACTCTGAGCCTGTAATATTTTCCATGTGCAGCATGAAATTCAACACTGCGATCACAGTGTAAAAATatcaactaaaaaaaatacaataaagttaataaaattaacttaataaaattaatagaatcaaATTACAATTGATGAACTCAAAGTACTTTCTACAAACTATTTTATAGGTCTTTAATATTCGTACTTACTTTGCTATAGTCATCTGATAATACTTCAAAAGTGACCACTTCAGAATCAAAACATCTTTCAAATTTCAATGCCAAATTATTAACATCAAAGCACTTTACACGTGGCTTATAAATTCCCGTTGCTAAAATATGCTGTCCATCTTTAGATACCCTGATAGAAGTGCTGACACCAGGCATACTAAAGTCTTGTATAAGTTCGATACGTCGTCGTATGtctatcaataaatttataatgttaagtaatgaaataaaaatattgaaaaaacattTCATCAACATAAAACAAACAGTATACTAAAAATTCCaaatacattttgataaattaattttattcttaattagcAATTCTTACCAACATTCTTCTTCAAtaatttccttcttttttgtTCAGATAGCcactgtaaaaaataagaatatatattttatgatgttGGTGTAaccttaaaataaattactgtaCAGTTAGAGAGAATTAACGTTTTTTACCTCAGGGATAGACCTTCCAGTGCTAAgattataaatctttatgtTATTCGGTGCGGAAACTTGCATCTTGACAGCCTTTATATGATAAACTGTATAAAATCTCTCTTATAAATCTCTAATTCTTCACATATTTACGTCGACAACCATGGGGAACGCACGTGGTGCACTAAACATCTTTAGActgcagttttttttcttacacttGTTGCACTAAAATGCGAAGAGTATACGTTTGTAGCTGCGagtaaaaaagagaaaaagatgaGAGTGCAGAAGTATATTTATGAGGGATATAGCTAAGATTATGTCAAGTGCACATAAAATctagagaaatttttttagaggAAACAAGCCGCGTTTTCATGAAAGAATcgactttaaattttaattgcagacTTGCGACAAAtgtaattgcataattttttctacaaaccAATGCGATTGGTCCAAcgccattaaaaaaattcaaacactgtgatataaataaaattgtaaaaaaaaatgattaccAACGTTTGACAATCAGTTCGAATGGTCGTCTAAATGTTCCTAATGTCTAGCGGTTGGTAGTTACAGAAAAATCCGTTAGGGGGAGCAAGTTGCGAAGGACGACCGATGATGACGTTGGAGGGAGGGTCGAGGGAGAAGAGTGAGGAAGGGAGGGTGGCAGAACGACCGGCGTTTCAGAGCGCGTATCGGTAGTCGCGAGTTGAGGCAGTTGGTGACGGGTCGCGGTCGTCTAGTGTGCCGTAGTGAACAGTTTTTTCGGTCGCCTTCTCTCCCTTGTGTTCAAAAATGAGCTGGCAGGATTACGTTGATAAGCAGCTGCTCGCGTCTAGGTGTGTTACCAAAGCGGCGATCGCCGGACACGATGGCAATGTGTGGGCGAAATCCGAGGGCTTCGAAGTGAGTAGCGCTCCAAAAGAATACCAAGAaacgggagagagagagagagagcgagtgAGAAAGAGCGAAAGAGGGAGCGAATGAGAGATGGTCGGAGAGACGAGAACGAAGGAGAGACGTGATCGGATAGAACGCAGGGAGAACGAGGCACAGCCGGTAGATGCGGTAGCACGCCCCCTCGATAAAAGGGAAAGTGCGCGGTGTAAAGAGCCCTTCGCGTAAAACGCGCTTTGTCGCTGTGAGGGagacgcgagagagagaaagagagaaagagagagagagagagagacagaaatgcgagagcgagagaaggaAGGAGAGAGGACAGATGCTCCGGCGAGATCGTCTGCGCGGCTCGTTCCGAGGCTCTCGACCGCGAACCGGTTCGCGCGAGCGAACGATCCGATCCGTGCCGCACCGCGCGGCATGCACGTCGTCGACCGCTTTCTAACCCCGAAAATATTGTGCCACGTAGACGTACCGGGTttgccggccggccggccggccggttaatcatttatttctgtCGCGGCGCAACGCGTTATCATCGTCAGCGAACGACATTATCCGCGATGTATCatccggcggcggcggcggaggtggcggtggcggcggcggcgatcACGAATCTCCATCGTCGCCGGGGAGCTAGCGGGAACGGCGGACATGTTTTGCTGGTGGCCGGCAGCACTCCCGCCGCGCCGTTCCCCGGAGGTGCGCGACGAATCGATCGAAAATGCACGCGAATGCCCTTGTCGACGAGGAGGCGGTCGTCGCGGTGTCGGGGACAAACGATGATGATGACGGGCGCGATGAGAGCGGAACTTGGGAACATGGGGCGTATGAGTCGCGTGAGTTAGACGTGCTCGCACGTCGGTTGAAGGATCGATTATGTATCGCGCGCCTCGAAAAGGGTGTGGCGTGGCGatgacggcggcggcggcggcgacatTCGCACAAAAATTCGTTCTTTCGACCACCGATCGAAAATCCGTGCAATTGCACTTTTTTGCTCCTCGGCGCCGTGTGGACAAAACCGCGCTTCGGCTGACGGCGGGTCGCGTTTCTGTCGTCGGCCGAGACCCTAGATTCGCTCTTTCGCGTATCCACGACAGTGGAATCCGAATGCTCCGAAATTATTAGCCTTTCATTCAGAGTCGAAGCGTACGCAACGGCTTTTTGGCGGCGACGCTTAACATGGCCGCCTTCTATCAACGCGCCGGGCACGTTGCGCTGTCGCACCGCGACGTGGAAATGGTGGTCCATTGTCCGCGTCCGCGATGATTTTTAACAGGCGAACGCGATCGCGTTGGAGTGTCAAGATGACGAAGATTCTGGCGAGAACGAGCGCAGGACGGGAACATGTGGGAGCTGGATGAATGGATGAATCGAATTTTTAGGTTAGCTTAGCGAGAGAATCTCGTAGGCGCGAGAGAGAAGGGTGCGGGGCGATATTTGCAATCACCGGTGTATTGGATGCTTTTACACAGAGTGTTTCGCCTCTGTAAAACGTTACTATTTGCGCGAACTAAAGTTTCAGCTAAACACTGATTAGAATTTTGTCCGTCACACACGTTTCATGTTTTTGAcatttcgttaattttcaCGAATTAGACGAATCTCTGCAACGTTTCCTTTTATTAATGAGCTTTCCTCTTTTAATGAGTCAATGGAAATACTAAAATCAGGTCGGtctgttaatttaaatattataaaatatttagccAATCGATATCGAGCCAATTTTAGATGCTAATACGTTAATCAtcgcaatattattaattatgaattaatcATTTGAATTATAATCTCCCATCAAAATCTGCatgaaatatgtacattttctatttatagaatttacgTCATCTTCCATTTAAAATGACATTTCGTATGACTGCAATGAACGATTCTGGTGAAGAGAAATCAAGAATTCTGAATTTATTCGTGGAACTTCGGAACGTCACATTTGCATGATGATTAAGCGTATTTTCAATTCATTAAACTAATGATATCCGGAAACGTGACATTGTGGGAGGTCACTTCGTAAATCTGGTAGATCTGAGCGTGGCAATTATTGCACGCGAAAGATATTTGCGCTGTGTCGTCTAGGATTGGCGTCTCGCGATGTCCCGGTGCATGCATTTCTCGGAGCGTTTCGCTCGGAGTCCTATTGTCGCGTCTCGATGTCTTGCACAATGGTTGGTTcttcgaaaagaaaaaaaaatatttcgtggCTCTTCGAATCGCGTAGTGAAAGCTGCGATTGTGATCGTCGCGCCCTCGTCGCTGCATTTTCGAAGCTTGCACTGCGAAATCTGtcggtaaaaatttaatgacttCAATAGTGGAGAGTGGACACGTGAATCTTATCTTCCAATCAATCTTAGGTGATTAATGGTATGTTGTGATTTAGATATAcgtaaatctttaattataccAGAGTGGTCATGCTGTTCTCTTTCAATCGGTTCGTAGATTTCAGGTAGGAGAATCGGGGTGTAAAATGgcctttttcctttttcttcctaAGAAATCTTCATAAACATCACAATTAAGATTTGATTCTCTGTAATTATCTAGTAACAGAAGTAGAAAGAGAGTCACTTAACCtctattaattcttaattcgGAAATAACATGCCGTACAAAAGTGAGCTGATCGTAAGATTAAATTAGAAGAAGAACGGTGACTAAGGCGAGAAACTTGTAGCGGGAATTTGGGAATAATCGTGTATTAGATTAGATTAGGATAGGTTAGGGCTGGTTATGCATGGTTGCTCATAAGTGCACAAGGCCGGGAGATAAAGGTCGTCAGCTGTAGCGTGGCCTCAGTGCGCACACTTTCCGATTGTTGATGCTAAAATGGCGAAGCCGGCCGGCCGGCAGATCTATCGGGCAGCAACCTCCAAAAGCTATGTGTCGCGAAACCGAGCAGTCAAGATTCCGATTTGGGACAAGGTTTTCTTCGTCGAGATCGGATAAATTAACGCTCCTTATAAGACAGAAACCCTGCGACGTGCAAATAACGCGAGTGCTTAGAAAGAAATGAGCTACAATTCAATTTTACTCCACGCCGAATAGCTTCAATATGCCTCTTTAAAATCAGAAGTTGAGATTCTGTTTTGAGATTTATAGTCTTTTCACGACAGAGAagaacaatttgtttttattacaaaagctATTCGagatcatatttatttcttcaagaATATTTCGACAGTTAttgtcacatttttttaaatatttaataatgtttttgtaataaaccttgaaaaatcgaaaaactgtatatataatttatataaaaaatgaattagttttattaaacTACTTTGATTAAACTTTGATTAAACTTTGATTAAACTTGGCGTGAACAgatgttattacaaattatcttcTTATAATTACGCtcctatatattttaattaaaaagattttatcagtCGATCCATTAAAGTGAAATCATGAATATATTACGTTTTTTGTAAACGACACGATTGCCTTGGAAGCTTTCTTGCAAACTTACAGCCTCTTTCTCAATCAGCCCGGCGTTAATTATcgcaattaatttcttcatcTGGCGAGAACATTCGTTAGTTCACTATATAAAACCAGTCTAAACCAGATCAGTGGGTCTTTAATCCTTTAACCGCACATGTAAATGTTTTCTTCGACGTTTTGCAACCGCGATGCACAAATTTACGTCAACACAAAATCACAGCAACGTGTTTCGATTTTATTCACAAGTGTTTCATCATTCTACAATTTATTCGCCATTATTTGTCAATCGATTCACAGTCTTGTGTTACTATCTGATTTCGAGACTCAATTTGTCTTTACTAGGAAATTCTCAATCCTAGTTGAACGTTAGCGCCTGGCAAAAGGGTTAAACGAAGATGAAACACCAGCTTCGACGGAATGATTCATCATTCTCAGGGCCGCACCGTGCCGGAAGGTGGCCTCGTGTCACCCGTCTCGGGGTCCTATCGTGACTCATATGCTTGGCTTAACATTCGCACCGTTGAATCGATCGCAAGGTACACTATTCTCGTACGGCCCGACGAGAATACCTCTCAAGTTCGCCGCTAAATATAAGCAGTGCAAAAAGAGCCGCGGAATTTTGTTTAACGACGTCTTGGTGACTATGTAGCTTCTATAGGGACACGTCGCCGCAGTTCGATGACTGCAATTCGATGACTTTGAATTGTTTTGTGAGCCCGAGCGATTTGATTACAATGCAAATGTAAAGATAAACCCGGTATGACTAcaagtactttttttttctttagctGCAGTTTACGCTTTGTTCGCTTCAAAATAATCACTCGATCTTTTCAAGAAGTAACTTTTTATTCGCGCATATTCAAAAGTTAAGAATGAATAATGACTAAATTATTCTACAGgaatacaatttttgatattaattaatcggaAAAGAGAAATGCGATTAGTCATAGATGTAGGTTCGTTCTTTTTATTCTCGCTTTTTtcctatattttttgtaattttgataatgaaaataataaaggcACGAATAATATCACAATTGTAAAGCGACGAAACGAGCGAAAACCATCCAAACAGAAAGTGGACATTAATTTCCCGCCAACGCAATAGGATAAGATATCCGGTGGTTCATCTTATCACGTCGGTGATaaagtaagatatttttttaatatgagtATCAAGGaagtgaagaaaaatgtaatcgcAGCTCTAGTTTGTACATACCACGCTTAATAGTCATAATAAATGCgccattaaaagaaaattgaatacaAATAGAGTAGAAATAGTTTACATCGTCGTTATATCGATGGTGTGAAAATTATGGAAGACATCGTGTGgcagcgttttttttttttcccaagTGCGCCAAGGGCTGAATACTCACCTCGCGCGTATTAAAAGAGCGAATCTGCGAGAATAGCGCGAGGAGTGACCTCCTTTCTGCGGCACCGCGCGAGAAGTGCAAAAAATCTCACTTAAACTCGAAACGTTCTCGAGCAATCCGATTCAGGCTGTGCAGAATGTTTTGGGGCATGTTTTGTCCGCGGACTCTCTTTTCCTCCCATTTTGGGAAGTAGCTTCTCGCTTcttgtaattgtaaaatattttttgtgattCATAAAAATCCAGGAACCCGCGAAGACGAGTCTCGTAGcgaaattgtagaaaaatgcAAGGCGATATTGTATTGTCTATTGAAGTTGAGGAAATTAGAGACACAGAACGTCGGGTTTCTCCGATTTACGTCACACGGCTGCACTTTACGTTCGGCCGGGTTGCATTTAATGCAACGTTTCGGCGGAAATAGAGCGGGAGAAGAGAACAAAGTGAGGCGAGCGTGTGTGTGCAGAACCGTGAGAAAGaaggcggcagcggcggcgacCGGTCGGTCGTACAAAGACACACCGTAATCGGGGTGCACTTATAGTTCAAGGCCGTCTTAGATCATCCCGGATTAACTGCAACGACGCTCGCGGACGCGCGCGTCGACATTTAGGCCCATCGATCCGCTTTCACGAAGACGCTCTATTCACGTCTCTTCATCGAAGAGGAGCGGCAGCTCCGTCGTTTTTCCTCTTCCAGCCGTACTTTTTTCGCGCTTTCGGAAGAAAAAACAGACTCTATTTACATCAGAATTCACGTCAGGCTTTCTCGCTGGAGAAATATTCGCTCTCTAAATTTATCAGAATACATTCCGCGATCGGAAGGCGGGAAAAAATCGGGCTATCAATTTGTTTCACGTTTCGCGACGCTTTTGTCGTGAATGAAAGCAACTCGTTAAGATCGTTACGGACAGCTTCGACGGGGATTTAAGGGCTGCTCGTCGTCGTCTAGCTTTTGATGTAGGACGACCGTTATACTCGGCAGCGCAATTGCACTAGCGCGGGATCGATGCTGACGTGAATTGTGGCTCTTATCGTTGATTATCTCCCTCTCCTATGTCGGCTGACCTGCTAGGCACGAAAGGGTTAAGAGCAATTGACTTTGAGACACTTGGCTTTGAAATCTGAGCTCCCTCAGGTCTGAACGCGCGTATCCGTTTGGTGTTTCCAGGAAACTCATACCAGATCCCTCTGTCACGACTTCTTAATGTCTTTATCGTACTTGTATCTGAATGAGACACGGAGTGAATGCTTCACACGGCGTTCTAGATTGCTATCAAATGACAAGTTTTTTGGCGTATTTGGAATCGGTTTCTCGTTAACAGGAACATTTCGCAAGCGATATAGCTACGGCGAAACTTTGcttagtattaattatttcgacaACAAAGTTCTTAATTATTCGCAAAACCATGCTATTATAATCGTAACTTTAGCACAGTGCGCTTGTTCCTCCAATTTTATTCCccattaattgcaaaattattttgcgattaattaaaatgtgacAGAAAATGAATAACGGGGTCCTGTTTGTCGACTGACATTTTAATTCAGCAAATCATGCGAGATTTAGTTGTCAAGtgctgcaaataatatttgaaatcacGAACGACAGAATGGAGAAACGAGCTTGTCGATTCGACCGAGCATTGGTGTGTCGAATTATGAATGAAGTATTTTTCAAGCGCGCAGCGTGTAAATGCTTATTTATGCGTCCACAATCCGGAACCGTCGGCGAGAATAAAATAGACAACTGCAGCGTTTCTCTAAACACCGGCTTCCGCACAGGTTCGCGCATAGCAAGTGTGAATGAGACGAGACGTAATCGTTTGTTGGTGGATCATTGCGAGATCTAATCGCAAATTCAATATCACGTTGAGTGATATAATGATAGATAATGTCACGCGTGCTTTGCTAATCAATACGGAAATTCACTAAACtactctctcgctctctttctctcctaaattttttatagcttGTTAAAATCATTCATTCAGGATGAGGAAAAATGATTggaattatcttaattttcaacaatttgtaatttgtacTAGGCTTTGAAACATTCGGAAAGATCAcagatttatatacaaaaagtgtgcttttatttctaaattgaGAAGTCGTGCTAAAATTAAACGTACCCGAGCAAAAGTTGACACAGAATTGCATAATAACGGTGTGCTTTCACGATAAGGGAAATCGCAAGTCCGTCTGGGACTTGCCGCATTTACGTTGCGGTGCCACAGCTTATGAGCGTGTTATTGTACCGTCACTGCGCGCGCTGATAAGAGACTTTCCTTTATTTTCAGGTAAGTAAAGAAGAGCTCGCGAAATTAGTGCAGAGCTTCGAGGAGCAGGACATCCTGACGTCGTCGGGCGTTACCTTAGCCGGCAACAGGTACATCTACCTGTCGGGCACGGATCGTGTGATAAGGGCAAAACTCGGCAAAGTCGGCGTCCACTGCATGAAGACGACGCAGGCAGTAGTTGTCTCCCTATACGAGGACCCTATACAACCACAACAGGCCGCATCTGTCGTTGAAAAACTGGGCGAGTACCTCGTGTCCTGCGGCTATTAGGTTAGTACGATGCTTCAGGTGATCGTCGCGATGTCAGAGCTGGAACTTTATTATGTAAACCCCGGGGCGATTAGTTTTAGGCGACACTTCATGTTAAATGATACGCATTTCAAGTTTGGAGGGGTTTCAATTTTGTGAAAGCGGCAGGGTGGCTGCTTTTAAATTGCTCTCAAGAGAACTTTTCAGCCGCTTAGAGAGACGAAAGTTCTCGACcttgtgtgtgtatataaaatttaatcaattccGCAAATACCGTGAGAGCGATGAAAAGGAAGGAAAATGTtggaaaagattaaaaaaatttattgaaataatatcacgagtagttttaataaattaacaaggtatatattggaaaaaaaattacttgaaaaCACCGCAAGTATTCTTAGTAAATTAATAGCGTATCCCTAATTAATGGATTAATGGGAAGTATGATTTTACATTCACATATTCCAGAAGTTGTTTACTACGATATGTGatgtttaatatctttttaatttggctaagattttgaagatttgtaataaaaattgcaaactcCTAAAGCTATCTTGAAGACTCAATTTTTTCATTCGATTAAAATTCCTAAAAAGAAACACAAATTccattcaaaaaaaaaaactcgctAAGTTTTCTCGTGGAAGAACATAACACGTGATCACAATGCCGAACTTTATATATTCTACTTACTGTCGTAGTCATCCGCGTGCGAAATCAGGCGCAACGGTAATGTGGACAGTCGCGGTGATTCGCGGTGTGGCGTTTATTCACGACTCCCCTCGGTCGCTTCGATTTAACCAACAAGTTTTCCTCCCACGTCGTCCCGCCCCGCGCTTATCATTATCGGCTTGTCACTCAATACCCGC
Above is a genomic segment from Linepithema humile isolate Giens D197 chromosome 6, Lhum_UNIL_v1.0, whole genome shotgun sequence containing:
- the l(2)34Fd gene encoding nucleolar protein 10 — encoded protein: MQVSAPNNIKIYNLSTGRSIPEWLSEQKRRKLLKKNVDIRRRIELIQDFSMPGVSTSIRVSKDGQHILATGIYKPRVKCFDVNNLALKFERCFDSEVVTFEVLSDDYSKLIFLHCDRSVEFHAAHGKYYRLRVPNFGRDLKYHYPSCDTFIVGDSKNIFRINLERGQFLQSFETEASSINKCEINPVHHLLTVGTQDGKIEAWDPRVRSRVGMLDCALHCITQDKLNTIPAITALKFQGGLNLGVGTSTGQVLLYDIRSNKPFMVKDHMYGLPITCIDFHQKMDLVYSMDNLIVKIWEKDSGKIYTSIEAQHNFNDLCVIPNTGMLLLANETQKMQTYYIPSLGPAPYWCNFLDNITEELEELNYDIIYHDYKFITEKELDELDLAHLKGTELLRAYMHGYFMDMRLYMKVKNAMKPFDFEQYKKKKIREKIEEETTSRVQIQKLPSVNQELALKLIENKNAKNKKKQASSNLLNDERFNALFSNPDFQVDKNSEEYALLNPVISQLDKSKAKKLQQQLAQQEEMQDKPAEDEPQGNSSDDSFIHDGSNDESSDDEKSWVKEVRKNYRLIKRNERMKEQESEDEDNNPIDKNGLKLDDIKNEVKFEEGEPEKKKRNKATFGERLENEEMHSSQVSGSRGSREMTFFVGKRKRPAGTKLHRREYNTLRSAGRIFRKK
- the chic gene encoding profilin, which codes for MSWQDYVDKQLLASRCVTKAAIAGHDGNVWAKSEGFEVSKEELAKLVQSFEEQDILTSSGVTLAGNRYIYLSGTDRVIRAKLGKVGVHCMKTTQAVVVSLYEDPIQPQQAASVVEKLGEYLVSCGY